One genomic segment of Oncorhynchus kisutch isolate 150728-3 linkage group LG15, Okis_V2, whole genome shotgun sequence includes these proteins:
- the LOC109904773 gene encoding homeodomain-interacting protein kinase 4, whose translation MRDIYSETEVYHTLDVVGKGTFGKVSKCWRGSDGELVAVKMMKMDVHRNRVIKNELKLISALSRNNLKTSHIVQFHEAFRDQTNHYLVFELLEKNLYQLQKENGFKPMAVRNIRTITCQMIKALAKLKELAIIHADLKPENIMIVDHCRHPFSVKLIDFGSASIFSEVHFVKEPYIQSRFYRSPEILLGLPFCEKVDMWSLGCVMSELFLGWPLYPGDSEFDQVRYICETQGLPQADLLNMASKVHNFFKLTTNSRGENKWQLKPNKRRPPSGTEGRTQGKQLGSTDRRKYILSSLDQLETMEFTEHDPELRNEDVAAEVEDRRSMVQLLKRMLTLDSHQRILPNAALHHPFINMHHLRMYPDYNRYYEQSAQALREALIQDTAPEGDSCRSHHLNAERGQRFLYPREKEAHQSCPRVQNHHDHREGYPPSSEGLQGNNGVLSQQTPVPSVPQSPTALIEDLMESLCIVDEASLETTMGVWADKDVQCAFHPSSSVIPSDLQAGLQPSESIVFQETELDCPHLGSTSREEPESASMLSYFTRLCESQRLRQPVARSSRSDPTHRLSYTSVPQVDKAGEPIGFSFFSRDPTTQQDLAGPREQAGAKEAARDYGLEDIQFLNFEPEGYTCHCGQWWPAWTTDPEVSSYLGYGPPACCSHTQQQCLHY comes from the exons ATGAGAGATATCTATTCTGAAACTGAAGTCTACCACACTTTGGATGTAGTGGGAAAGGGTACCTTCGGAAAAGTGTCAAAATGCTGGAGAGGGAGTGACGGAGAATTAGTGGCGGTAAAAATGATGAAAATGGATGTTCACAGAAATCGAGTGATAAAAAATGAATTAAAACTTATAAGTGCTCTTTCCCGGAATAATTTGAAGACAAGCCACATAGTTCAATTTCACGAGGCCTTCCGTGACCAAACGAATCATTACCTGGTTTTTGAACTATTGGAGAAGAACCTGTATCAGCTTCAGAAAGAGAATGGTTTCAAGCCGATGGCGGTCCGCAACATCAGGACCATCACGTGTCAGATGATAAAAGCACTAGCCAAACTGAAGGAACTCGCCATCATTCATGCTGATCTGAAACCGGAAAATATAATGATCGTGGATCATTGTCGCCATCCTTTCAGCGTAAAGTTGATTGATTTTGGTTCTGCAAGTATTTTCAGTGAAGTGCATTTTGTTAAGGAGCCATATATCCAATCCAG GTTCTATAGGTCTCCTGAAATCCTCCTGGGCCTTCCATTCTGTGAGAAAGTGGACATGTGGTCTCTGGGTTGTGTGATGTCAGAGTTGTTCCTTGGATGGCCTCTGTATCCCGGAGATTCAGAGTTTGATCAAGTGAGGTACATCTGCGAGACGCAAGGACTACCGCAAGCCGATCTGCTCAACATGGCCAGCAAGGTTCACAATTTCTTCAAGCTCACCACCAACAGTCGAGGAGAGAATAAATGGCAGCTCAAGCCCAACAAGAGGCGTCCCCCCTCAGGCACAGAAGGCCGTACCCAGGGGAAGCAGCTAGGATCGACAGATCGGAGGAAGTACATCCTCTCCTCCCTGGACCAGCTGGAGACCATGGAGTTCACGGAGCACGACCCAGAGCTCCGCAACGAAGACGTGGCAGCAGAAGTTGAGGACCGCCGGAGCATGGTGCAGCTCCTCAAGCGGATGTTAACCTTGGACTCCCACCAGAGGATCCTACCCAATGCAGCCTTACACCATCCTTTTATCAACATGCACCACTTACGCATGTACCCAGACTACAACCGCTACTATGAGCAGTCCGCTCAGGCTCTCCGTGAAGCCctgattcaggatacagctccagAGGGAGACAGCTGTCGGTCTCACCATCTGAATGCAGAGAGGGGCCAGCGGTTCCTGTACCCCAGGGAGAAGGAGGCCCACCAGTCATGTCCACGGGTTCAAAATCACCATGACCACCGGGAGGGCTATCCACCATCCTCAGAGGGTTTACAAGGTAACAATGGGGTTCTCTCCCAGCAGACCCCAGTCCCCAGTGTGCCTCAGTCCCCCACAGCACTGATTGAAGACCTGATGGAGAGCTTGTGCATTGTGGATGAGGCCAGCCTGGAGACCACCATGGGGGTATGGGCGGACAAGGATGTCCAGTGTGCCTTCCATCCGTCCAGTTCTGTGATACCTTCAGATCTCCAAGCTGGCCTCCAACCAAGTGAAAGCATTGTCTTCCAGGAGACTGAGCTAGACTGTCCTCACTTAGGCTCCACCAGCAGAGAGGAACCAGAGAGTGCCTCCATGCTGTCCTATTTCACCAGGCTGTGTGAGAGCCAGCGCCTGAGGCAGCCAGTGGCCAGGTCCTCACGGTCCGATCCTACCCACAGGTTGAGCTACACCTCTGTGCCCCAGGTGGACAAAGCAGGTGAGCCCATAGGCTTCAGTTTCTTTTCTAGGGACCCCACCACCCAACAGGACCTTGCAGGGCCCAGGGAGCAGGCAGGGGCAAAGGAGGCAGCCCGTGATTATGGTTTGGAG